Sequence from the Deltaproteobacteria bacterium genome:
GACCTGGAGGGAATTTCCTCCAGGAGGACCATACATACAGACACTTCAGAAATGAGCATTGGGTTCCCACCCTCATGACCCGGCAGAGATACGATGTCTGGCACAAAGAGGGGGGGAAGTCCATGGGCGAAAGGGTCCGGGAGAAGATCAGGCACATCCTTGAGACCCACACCCCTCCGCCTCTTGCCGATTCAACCCTGAAGGAGCTCGACCGGCTGAAAAGGGAGGGGGAAAGGAAACTGGCTCGGGAAGCCTCTGGAGCCTAGGCCTGCGGGGGCCGAATCCTCACGGGAATCCTGGAACGTTTTTTGTCATGGGTGAGAAAAAATATCCATGCTTACCCCGCTGCTCCCAGGAGGGTCTCCAGGGGACAGACCCTCTGTTCCCAATAGATTCCAGTAGATCCCACAGGTTCTTTTTCCCTGGTACGAAAATCGCATAGCAACCATGGAGATTCGAGAAGTCGAATCCACAGATCCGAGAAGGGCGAACTATTCCGAAAGGGTAGGACGCAAAGTCACCGGCCTAAGGCAGCGCTAGGGCAGCGGGACCGCCGGAGAACCAGGGAACCCTCGCAGACCCATCCTTTCGGATGGGTTTTCCCTTTTCAAGAGGGACCCGTAAGATGGAACGAATCGTCTGTCCCAGGTGTGGCCGAGAGATCGCGAGGGTTGGACTGATGGAAGCGATGCTTGCCTCTGCCGGAAGAAAGGAGCTCAGAGGCCTCTGTCGTTGCAGCGAGAAGTACAGCGTCCGCTTCTCTTTTCTCAAAGGCCTGATTTTTCTGTTTCCTGACAGGCACACGGTTCTCCTCTGCTAGAGAAACTCATGGAACACCAGAGGCAGGATAAGCCCTCCGAGACACCAGAAAAAGGCCGTAGAAGATCCGTGAAAAAAGAGCGGCTCTTGTTCCTGCGGAGACTGAAAACCCGGCTTGCAAGAATCCACAAGGAGTATCAAAACTGGCGGGTGGCACGGTCGTGGTGAGCCTGGCAGTATCCCTGCGGAACCCGCTGCACACAGTCCGTCCGATTCATGCCCAGGCAGGCAAGGACCGGACCCCCATCACCCATTCCTAAAGGAGGAGGCTTCCCCCATTGAAGTCTATGGTGGCCCCCGTGATATAGTTGGCCTGTTCCGAGGCCAGAAAAAGAACCAGCTCCGCTTCCTCCCTGGGATCGGCAAACCTGCGCAGCGGGATCTGTTTGAGCCAGTGGTCCAGTCGTTCTTGGCTTGCCTCTTCTCGAATCATCGGGGTCTCCACCAACCCGGGACAGACCGAGTTGACGTTGATCCCAAAAGGCCCGTATTCTCTGGCTGCATGGCGGGTCAAGCCGAGAACACCGGCCTTGGATGCAGTGTAGTGGGCGCCTCCCAGCTCGCTGGTGCTCCGGCCTGCCGAAGACGAGATGTTGACGATTTTCCCATGCCCCTTCTCCCTCATGATGGGAAGCACCGCTCTGGAAAACAGAAAGACACCCTTGAGATTCACCCCCATGATGAGGTCCCACTCCTCCTCTGCGATCTCCTCCAGAGGCGTCGTGGTCCGAAGGACTCCCGCATTGTTTACAAGGACGTCCACCGTGCCGAACTCTGCCAAAACAGCATCCACCGCACGCTGGATCTCAAGGGATTTGGTGACGTCGCACACCAGGGCCAGAGCCTTTGCTCCTCTGTCACGGACCTCTGCGACGGCCTCCTCGATGCCCTCTCTTCTCGCATCCACAAAGGCGACAGCCGCGCCTTCCTCTGCGAACATGATTCCACAGGCCCGCCCCATGCCGCGACCCGCCCCGGTGACAATCACGACTCTGTCCGCAAATCGTTTCATCCCTCTCCTCCTCACCGCCTATCCAGGAGAAAGCCGATCTCCCGGAAGCCGGTCAACCTGTCGGATATTCATGGGGCAGCCCCAACCCGTCAAACCATGACTTCTCCACCTTCTTGATCTCCCTGACCAGCTCGTCGGGTAGGGGTTCGGGCCTATGGCTCTCGAGAATCTTCTTTGTCCTCTCCCTGATGAGATCCTCGCAATGCGCGATCCCTTTCCCGCCGGATTCAGGCGCCAGCCGGGTCCGATCCAACACCGTAGGGACCCAGAAACTCCGGAAGTGTTCCAGGGTATGGTCCTCGGCGATGAAACTTCCCCCGGGACCCACGGAATCGATCAGGTCCGCGGCCAGCGTCTTCTCACTGATTTCGATTCCCTCCATGAACACCTTTACCATATCGATGATCTCATCCATCAAAACGATCAGCTCCGGAGATATCATGGTGGCGTGATCCATGAGCCCCGTATCATGGACGAGATCCGCCCCTGAAAGGAGCGATGCCAGACACTGAAACATCAGCTCTGCTCCGGCCTGGGCCCCTATGACCTTAGCATCCGTACATCCCGCCGTGCCCCACATGGGAAGTCCGTGATAGTGGCACAGCTCCGTGAGACACGCATTGAGAAGGTTCAACTCCGGCGTCCCGTAGGGATAGATGGAGGTTCTCATGTCCATTATGTTAGGCATGGCACCGTATATTACGGGAGCCCCGGGGTTCTTGAGTTGGACCACGGCCAAATGGCTCAGGATCTCAGCATTGGCAATGGCCAGCGTTCCCGCAAAGGTTGCGGGACTGGTCGCTCCTGCCATGGGCATGGAATAGATCACGTTGGGAATCCCAAGCTCCGCGCAAAGCAGGCTCTTCTCAAGGGCCTCTCTCCCGTGGACGAGTGGCGTCACCGGCTCGACCGTACTGTAGAAAAACGGCCGGGCCTTCAAAGTCTCCAGGCTCCCGGAGACGATGGAACAGATCTCCACCATCGACTTCAGGCTCGATACGTCATTGATACACGATCCCACGGGCTTGGACGTATTGAGAACAGCCTGAACGAGCGAGACCTTGTCTGAAATCTCTCCTGGAATCCCCTTGGCCCACCCGGCCGTGAGAACCCAGGTTATGTTCGGCAGATAGTCGATAAGCCGCACCAGGGATCCCGTGTCCTCGGCATAACAGGGTCTCCGTGCCCCCCCGTAAGGATCGAGAAGATCAGGGCAATCGGGGATGGCCCCGAAATAGGTGTGCCTGCCGTCAAGATGGATGTACGGAGTCCCTTGGCGGGTGTAGAGGGTGATTTCCTTGGGTGCGGTCTTCAGTGTCTCTTCGACGAGAGAACCGGGAATCCGGATTCTATTGCCGTCCGATACCCTGGCACCACTATCCGCCAGAAGGCCCACCGCTTCCTCGGAACCCACGGTGACCCCTGTCTTTTCGAGTATACGGATCGACGCCTGATGCAGCTCTTCAAGCTTTTTTGAAGAGAGGATCCGAAATCGTGGTCGATCCACACGGCCTGCCGGAACCATAAGAATCTCCCTGCTCCGCGACCGCCCGGATAACCTTCCCGGACTCCCTCCCCCGCCCGAGGGCGGGAGGCCGCCTCTCGTGAAAGAGTGATTCCCTCTTCCCGATCGCTTCAGTAGGCGGGCCAGAGCGGCGTAGGAGCGGTTGGCAACTCCTCGGGCCTGGCCCCGAAGATCGGAAACGAGCCAACCTCTTTGTATTTCTCGTTGTACTGAGCCATCTTGTCGCGATCCAGCTCGACCCCCAAACCAGGACCATGGGGGACCGGGAGGCATCCCTTCTCGAACCGCAACTTCCCCCCTTTGATATAGTCGTCGTCAAACCAGTCGTACATGCATTGATTAGCCAGAATAAAATTCGGAGTAGATGCGATGACATGGAGAAAAGCCGCCGTTGCCACACCCAGCTCCGCCGCCGAATGCATGATCACCGCCATCCCCGCTGCCTCGGCTATGGCCGCCGCCTTCTTGGTCGCCAGGATTCCCCATGTCATCCGAGGTTCGACGCTGATAATGTCGGCAGCACCCCGTTTTACCACATTCATAGCCTCACCCAATGTCCAGGAACTCTCATGGGCGAGAATCTGAGACGAGACCGAATTCCTGACATAGGCCATCCCGTCCAGATTCGACGGCAAGACCGGTTGTTCGGCTATGTCGATCCGGTATCTCTCCATCTCTCGAAGAAACCTGACAGCAAAACCCGGAGAGAGGGTTCCATTGAAATCCACCCACAACCTCGGTTCGTCGCCGATGGCCTCCCTCATGGCTGCTATGGCCTCTTTAAGATGATCAACGGTCGTGTATTTGCAATAGATCGTCCCATACCCCTGGGCAACCGCCTCTTCTGCGTCCGCCGCCATCACACGGGGCTCGTCGTGGTGAATGAACTTGAAGCAGGCGGCCCGGTCCCGAACCTTCCCGCCCAACAGCTTGTACAGGGGCTGGCCGCAGGCTTTGCCGATGATATCCCAGAGCGCCATATCGATCCCCCCGAGGAAGTATCCGGCAAAATGCCGGGCAAAAGCCCAACCTCCCAGTCCTTCCAACTTCCTGCCGATCCGCTCCGTGTCAAAAGGGTCCTCTCCCACGAGAAGAGGCTTCGCTCCGTCGAGGTATCCCTTGACGGATTCGGCAGGACTCTGGAGGCATACGCTCTCCCCGATTCCGACAATCCCCGTGTCCGTCTCGATTTCGACCACGGCCACGGTGATCCCATCCCACCGGCCGTAGGGCCAGAAGGTCGGCTTTGCAAAGGGAACAGAAAGAATGGTGCTCCTCAGATCCCTAATCTTCATGATCTCTCCCCCTCTCAAGATTCCGAGGAGCACCCCCGGTCTTCAGGCACTCCTCACAGTGGAATGACGCTCAGACAAACCCTGTATAGCAAGACTCTGATCCTCGGTCGGAAATCGAGATTGGACACACACTGAGGCCTGAAACCGGTGTTCATATCCCCCCTACTGGCCGGCCGCCCCTCTGGTCAGGCGGTGAAATGGATATCTGCCAGTACCTTCTCCGCCTTCTCTGAAATCCCCCGGAGAACCCTGGACGATTCGTCAGACAGGGGCTCGGGCCTGTGGTTTTCCAGGATCTCTATCGCCTTCTGGGTCACCCTTTCCCCGTGGCTCTTGGCCCCCTTCTTAACCCATGTCTCAGGATCATCGCGGTTCAGAAAACTCGGCCGCCAGTGCTCCTCCCGGTGAAGCCGGGCCGTCTGTTCCTCCGAGAGAAAATTCCCTCCAGGACCGACATTCCGGATGACTTCCATGCCGATCCGATCGCGGCCGATATCGAAACCGCGCATCACCCTCTTTACGTAGCCGATGATCTCATTGCACATGACTATGGCTGCAGGAGAACCGATGAGGCCCTGCCCGAGGTAGCCCACGTCATGGACCAGATTCGCCCCGTCCAGGGCCGCCATGAGAATCGAGACACCCGACTCCATGGCCGCCTGTTCATCGAGCATGTGGGCATCGCTGCAGCCCGCCGTCCCCCAGACAGGTATTCCATAAAAATGATAGAGGTCGGCCTGGGCCGAGGACATAAGCCGGAACTCGGGTGCGCCATAGCTCGTGGTCGATGTCAACATGTCCATCGGACCCGTTGCAAACCCTGAGATGATGGGAGCCCCCCTGGATCTCAGTTGGTGGAGAACGATGCCGC
This genomic interval carries:
- a CDS encoding SDR family oxidoreductase gives rise to the protein MKRFADRVVIVTGAGRGMGRACGIMFAEEGAAVAFVDARREGIEEAVAEVRDRGAKALALVCDVTKSLEIQRAVDAVLAEFGTVDVLVNNAGVLRTTTPLEEIAEEEWDLIMGVNLKGVFLFSRAVLPIMREKGHGKIVNISSSAGRSTSELGGAHYTASKAGVLGLTRHAAREYGPFGINVNSVCPGLVETPMIREEASQERLDHWLKQIPLRRFADPREEAELVLFLASEQANYITGATIDFNGGSLLL
- a CDS encoding trimethylamine methyltransferase family protein — translated: MVPAGRVDRPRFRILSSKKLEELHQASIRILEKTGVTVGSEEAVGLLADSGARVSDGNRIRIPGSLVEETLKTAPKEITLYTRQGTPYIHLDGRHTYFGAIPDCPDLLDPYGGARRPCYAEDTGSLVRLIDYLPNITWVLTAGWAKGIPGEISDKVSLVQAVLNTSKPVGSCINDVSSLKSMVEICSIVSGSLETLKARPFFYSTVEPVTPLVHGREALEKSLLCAELGIPNVIYSMPMAGATSPATFAGTLAIANAEILSHLAVVQLKNPGAPVIYGAMPNIMDMRTSIYPYGTPELNLLNACLTELCHYHGLPMWGTAGCTDAKVIGAQAGAELMFQCLASLLSGADLVHDTGLMDHATMISPELIVLMDEIIDMVKVFMEGIEISEKTLAADLIDSVGPGGSFIAEDHTLEHFRSFWVPTVLDRTRLAPESGGKGIAHCEDLIRERTKKILESHRPEPLPDELVREIKKVEKSWFDGLGLPHEYPTG
- a CDS encoding mandelate racemase/muconate lactonizing enzyme family protein, which translates into the protein MKIRDLRSTILSVPFAKPTFWPYGRWDGITVAVVEIETDTGIVGIGESVCLQSPAESVKGYLDGAKPLLVGEDPFDTERIGRKLEGLGGWAFARHFAGYFLGGIDMALWDIIGKACGQPLYKLLGGKVRDRAACFKFIHHDEPRVMAADAEEAVAQGYGTIYCKYTTVDHLKEAIAAMREAIGDEPRLWVDFNGTLSPGFAVRFLREMERYRIDIAEQPVLPSNLDGMAYVRNSVSSQILAHESSWTLGEAMNVVKRGAADIISVEPRMTWGILATKKAAAIAEAAGMAVIMHSAAELGVATAAFLHVIASTPNFILANQCMYDWFDDDYIKGGKLRFEKGCLPVPHGPGLGVELDRDKMAQYNEKYKEVGSFPIFGARPEELPTAPTPLWPAY